The following are encoded together in the bacterium genome:
- a CDS encoding NADPH:quinone reductase, with product MKAAWYEKYGPAKEVIKVGELDAPEAGPGEVRVRMYASGVNPSDVKARVGSRGPFKDKLIVPHSDGAGVIDQVGSGVDPSREGERVWVYNGQWERPMGTNAEYIVLPERQAVPLPDSVSFAEGACLAIPAMTAHRCLFSDGGIQGQTVLVTGGAGAVGNYAVQLAKWAGAHVIATISSGEKAARAREAGASHTINYRSEDVAARIDMITNGEGVDRIVDVDFGTNLRFSIDSLKHNGMITTYASMGNREPAFPHYPAMQRNTNIRWVFVYAMPDEAIRRACEDIVAAIEQEALTHPVAVTYPLEETAASHEMVESGAYMGNVVVMID from the coding sequence ATGAAAGCAGCCTGGTATGAAAAGTACGGCCCGGCGAAGGAAGTGATAAAGGTGGGAGAGCTGGACGCGCCCGAGGCCGGGCCGGGCGAGGTCCGCGTCCGGATGTACGCCTCCGGGGTCAACCCTTCCGACGTCAAGGCCCGTGTCGGGAGCCGAGGGCCTTTCAAGGACAAGCTTATCGTCCCCCACAGCGACGGCGCCGGCGTGATCGACCAAGTAGGTTCCGGCGTTGACCCTTCCCGCGAGGGGGAGCGGGTGTGGGTTTACAACGGCCAGTGGGAGCGACCCATGGGGACAAACGCCGAGTACATTGTCCTTCCTGAGCGGCAGGCCGTTCCCCTGCCCGATTCGGTCAGTTTCGCGGAAGGCGCCTGCCTGGCGATACCGGCGATGACGGCCCACCGCTGCCTCTTTTCGGACGGCGGGATCCAGGGCCAGACGGTTCTGGTCACGGGCGGCGCAGGAGCAGTCGGCAACTACGCCGTGCAGCTCGCCAAATGGGCCGGCGCCCATGTCATCGCCACGATCAGCTCGGGCGAGAAGGCGGCGAGGGCCCGCGAGGCCGGCGCCAGCCATACCATCAACTATCGTTCGGAAGATGTGGCGGCCCGAATCGATATGATCACGAACGGGGAGGGCGTGGACCGCATCGTGGACGTGGACTTCGGCACCAACCTGCGGTTCAGCATCGATTCCCTGAAGCACAACGGCATGATCACGACATACGCTTCGATGGGGAACCGGGAGCCCGCCTTCCCGCACTATCCCGCCATGCAACGGAACACGAACATTCGTTGGGTGTTTGTCTACGCCATGCCGGATGAGGCCATCCGGCGTGCGTGCGAGGATATCGTCGCCGCCATCGAGCAGGAGGCGCTGACGCACCCTGTCGCGGTGACTTATCCTCTGGAGGAGACGGCGGCTTCGCACGAGATGGTCGAGAGCGGCGCATATATGGGCAATGTGGTGGTCATGATTGACTAG
- a CDS encoding ABC transporter ATP-binding protein — protein sequence MARIELKGLRKVFGVNIEAVKNLDLVIEEGEFVVIVGPSGCGKTTTLRMTAGFEEPTAGEIVIDDKVVNDLEPGQRNLGMVFQSHALFPHKTIFQNIEFGPRMKKVPRDIRKKRVHEVAEMVHISHLLEKLPGQCSGGEAQRAALARTLITDPSAFLLDEPLSSLDAKLRREMRAEIDRLHQELKKTFVYVTHDQEEAMTLADRIIVMRGGLIEQRGTPLEIYSNPVSYFVADFFGSPSMNLIPGKIKKVGGGTVFEGPGLSVELPGKYAGVAAGSYTFGARPEGVLMGETNGSFTCDVRLVEPLGKDTLLYFEHGSERPTIAVVEGSREFKAGQKLGITFDPDGIYLFDADGNRVRGA from the coding sequence GTGGCTCGGATAGAACTGAAAGGTCTTCGCAAGGTATTTGGCGTCAACATCGAAGCCGTCAAAAATCTCGATCTCGTTATCGAAGAAGGCGAGTTTGTCGTCATCGTCGGCCCCTCCGGCTGCGGCAAAACCACCACCCTGCGCATGACGGCAGGCTTTGAAGAGCCGACCGCCGGCGAGATCGTTATCGACGATAAGGTTGTCAACGACCTGGAGCCCGGCCAGCGCAATCTGGGGATGGTGTTTCAGAGCCACGCCCTTTTCCCGCATAAAACCATCTTCCAGAACATTGAATTCGGCCCCCGGATGAAAAAAGTTCCGAGGGATATACGCAAAAAACGCGTCCACGAAGTGGCCGAAATGGTGCACATTTCCCATCTCCTCGAGAAGCTCCCTGGGCAATGCTCGGGCGGTGAGGCCCAGCGCGCCGCTCTCGCCCGCACCCTGATCACCGACCCCTCCGCGTTCCTGCTGGACGAGCCGCTCTCGAGCCTCGACGCCAAGCTGCGCCGTGAGATGCGCGCCGAAATCGATCGGCTCCACCAGGAACTGAAAAAAACTTTCGTCTACGTCACCCACGACCAGGAAGAGGCCATGACCCTTGCCGACCGCATCATCGTGATGCGCGGCGGCCTCATCGAACAGCGCGGCACCCCGCTGGAAATCTACAGCAACCCGGTGAGCTACTTCGTCGCTGATTTCTTCGGCAGCCCCTCGATGAACCTGATCCCGGGCAAAATCAAGAAAGTCGGCGGAGGGACTGTCTTTGAGGGCCCCGGCCTTTCGGTTGAGTTGCCCGGCAAGTACGCAGGCGTGGCCGCCGGCTCATACACTTTTGGCGCCCGGCCGGAAGGTGTTCTCATGGGAGAGACAAACGGCTCCTTCACCTGCGATGTCCGCTTGGTCGAACCCCTGGGGAAAGACACCCTGCTTTACTTCGAGCACGGCTCCGAGCGGCCCACCATCGCCGTCGTCGAGGGCTCCCGCGAGTTCAAGGCAGGACAAAAGCTGGGCATCACCTTCGACCCCGATGGCATCTATCTCTTCGATGCCGACGGAAATCGCGTGAGAGGCGCCTAG
- a CDS encoding carbohydrate ABC transporter permease: protein MNRRQKQKLNKIFRFSALGLWFFIVAFPIFWIVATSVKPDHEWFAWPPVYWSSTPTWDNYLAVWTSSEAEVGTQLVVSMQKPWIAMWNSFIIATSSTSVSVLFGAVLAYGVSRYQILSELRMFNLLMFRMIPPIVVAAPLSIYYGNIGLTDTITGLAIIYVITTLPYSVWMTKSFIDEVPLEIEHAASILGATRWRTIWEIILPLVRSGIVATFMFILILTWSEYLLALILSKTEVVTLPIQLTKYEGSTEGRVYGRQAALAVGITIPLVVIGCMIRKHLVRGFSFGMVKR, encoded by the coding sequence ATGAACCGGAGGCAAAAACAGAAACTGAACAAGATATTCCGGTTCTCGGCCTTGGGCTTGTGGTTTTTTATCGTTGCCTTTCCGATCTTCTGGATCGTCGCAACCTCGGTCAAGCCGGACCATGAATGGTTCGCCTGGCCGCCTGTTTACTGGTCCAGCACACCCACCTGGGACAACTACCTCGCCGTCTGGACCAGCAGCGAGGCCGAAGTCGGCACCCAGTTAGTCGTGTCGATGCAAAAACCCTGGATTGCGATGTGGAACAGCTTCATTATCGCAACGTCCTCCACGTCGGTCTCGGTCCTGTTCGGCGCCGTTCTGGCTTACGGCGTCTCCCGATACCAGATACTCTCGGAACTGCGGATGTTCAACCTCCTGATGTTCCGCATGATCCCGCCCATCGTTGTGGCCGCACCCCTCTCCATCTATTACGGCAATATCGGCTTGACAGACACCATCACCGGCCTTGCAATTATCTATGTCATCACGACGCTCCCCTACTCCGTGTGGATGACCAAGAGCTTCATTGACGAGGTGCCCTTGGAGATAGAACACGCCGCCTCCATCCTCGGGGCCACCCGGTGGCGAACCATCTGGGAGATCATCTTGCCGCTGGTGCGCTCCGGTATCGTGGCCACCTTCATGTTCATCCTGATTCTCACGTGGAGCGAATACCTCCTGGCGCTGATCCTTTCCAAGACAGAGGTCGTAACGCTTCCCATTCAGCTGACAAAATACGAGGGTTCCACCGAAGGCCGCGTATACGGCAGACAGGCGGCCCTCGCCGTCGGCATTACCATTCCCCTTGTTGTCATTGGCTGCATGATCCGGAAGCATCTGGTACGGGGATTCAGCTTTGGCATGGTGAAGAGGTGA
- a CDS encoding sugar ABC transporter permease: MATTMEIRQSQKRGIAIFKWTLLTPFIALLLFLAPVFILMLYFSFHSWTVYLANWWQADFVGFDTFAEVLTDNRFWASIPKTLVFALFSTLGSFVIGFGLALLMYRPFKGHGFFYAFFILPMLTVPIVIAYTFEMLLYQKGPVNGILSALTGTTINVTWLADPTAAVITVILLEIWNWTPFTFIIMLAGLSALPNDLIEAAQNLGANRWRIFREVQLPLLRPVIFLALILRFLESVGEFPKTWALLQGGPGSATETMPIYLYLTTWEFFHISKGAAMSYLVLMGMIVLVLFAIRVLMKEKKNLDQMYMQTGAGK, translated from the coding sequence ATGGCCACAACCATGGAAATCAGACAGAGCCAAAAGCGGGGCATCGCCATATTCAAATGGACGCTGTTGACCCCCTTTATCGCCCTTCTCCTCTTCCTGGCCCCCGTTTTCATCCTCATGCTCTACTTCAGCTTCCACTCCTGGACCGTCTATCTGGCCAACTGGTGGCAGGCGGATTTCGTCGGGTTCGATACTTTTGCCGAAGTTCTCACCGACAACCGGTTCTGGGCCTCGATACCGAAGACCCTCGTTTTCGCTCTCTTCTCCACGCTGGGATCTTTCGTCATCGGATTCGGGCTGGCGCTTTTGATGTACCGCCCCTTCAAGGGCCACGGGTTCTTTTACGCGTTTTTCATCCTCCCCATGCTCACCGTACCCATCGTTATCGCCTACACCTTCGAGATGCTGCTCTATCAAAAGGGGCCGGTGAACGGAATATTGAGCGCTTTAACAGGAACGACCATCAACGTCACCTGGCTCGCGGACCCCACCGCGGCCGTCATCACCGTCATCTTGCTCGAGATATGGAACTGGACACCCTTTACCTTCATCATCATGCTGGCCGGGCTCTCCGCCCTGCCCAACGACTTGATTGAAGCCGCCCAGAACCTCGGCGCGAACCGCTGGCGCATTTTCCGGGAGGTGCAGCTCCCCCTCCTTCGTCCCGTCATCTTTCTGGCGCTGATTCTGCGCTTTCTGGAATCGGTCGGCGAATTTCCGAAAACATGGGCGCTCCTCCAGGGCGGTCCGGGCTCTGCGACAGAGACCATGCCGATTTACCTGTACCTGACGACCTGGGAGTTCTTCCACATCTCCAAGGGCGCGGCCATGTCCTATCTCGTCCTGATGGGGATGATCGTTCTCGTTCTGTTCGCGATTCGCGTCCTGATGAAAGAAAAGAAAAACCTCGACCAGATGTACATGCAAACGGGGGCAGGTAAATGA
- a CDS encoding alpha/beta fold hydrolase gives MPKLQVGDVELYYELHGKGVPVVLIGGLAGDARAWSKQIEVLSKKYQVLAFDNRGTGRSSAPEVPYTSRLFADDTIGLMNALGLPAAHVIGRSMGGAVVQEMAINYPDRMRSMSITASFGKMDRYGARILDNIKDVVIAQGYEAAAKHQSLFFFPPSYFNANKEEMDAIESILADPNRPLHGYVNSSLACTNHDALDRLGQVKCPTLVMAGSEDILCAAECSREIAKRIPGAELKIYEGASHFFLVQCYEESMKDIEDFLAKH, from the coding sequence ATGCCCAAATTGCAAGTTGGTGATGTTGAGCTTTACTACGAATTGCACGGCAAGGGGGTGCCGGTCGTCCTGATCGGCGGCCTGGCCGGCGATGCGCGTGCGTGGTCGAAGCAAATCGAAGTGCTCTCGAAGAAATACCAGGTGCTGGCATTCGACAACCGGGGAACGGGAAGAAGCTCCGCTCCCGAGGTTCCCTATACGAGCCGGCTGTTTGCGGACGATACCATCGGTCTGATGAACGCGCTCGGCCTGCCCGCCGCCCACGTCATCGGCCGCTCCATGGGCGGCGCCGTCGTCCAGGAGATGGCGATCAACTATCCCGACAGGATGCGCTCGATGAGCATCACGGCCTCTTTCGGAAAGATGGACCGCTACGGCGCGCGCATCCTCGACAACATCAAGGATGTGGTGATCGCCCAGGGCTATGAGGCCGCGGCCAAGCATCAGAGCCTTTTTTTCTTCCCCCCGTCCTATTTCAATGCCAACAAGGAAGAGATGGACGCCATCGAGAGCATCCTGGCCGATCCGAACCGGCCCCTGCACGGCTACGTCAACTCATCGCTTGCCTGCACGAACCACGATGCACTCGATCGGCTGGGGCAGGTGAAGTGCCCGACGCTGGTTATGGCGGGCTCGGAGGACATCCTGTGCGCCGCCGAATGCTCGCGCGAGATTGCGAAGCGCATTCCCGGCGCGGAACTGAAAATCTACGAGGGGGCCAGCCACTTCTTCCTGGTCCAGTGCTACGAAGAGTCCATGAAGGATATCGAGGATTTTCTGGCGAAGCACTAG
- the senB gene encoding selenoneine biosynthesis selenosugar synthase SenB: MKISLISPAGVGSRKGNRVTAARWGRLLRALGHKVKIGLAYEGENCDLLIALHAKRSHGAVTGFRKEYPGRPLIVAMTGTDLYDIRVSAQAQESIELADRLIVLHQLGAEALPRHLRKKARPIHQSVVPPPGDFSPKKGVFEVCVIGHLRAVKDPFRAAKAAQHLPASSRVQIIHLGGALTEEMAVRAKAEAAANPRYRWLGEVPRWKALRILSRCRLHVLSSEMEGGANAVGEAIACSVPTLSSKIAGSLGLLGADYPGYFPPKDTKALARLLRRAEEDSRFYRELKRKSDRRRRLFAPEQEQKSLQRLLEELRKKSA; encoded by the coding sequence ATGAAGATTTCGCTCATATCGCCCGCAGGGGTGGGCTCAAGAAAGGGAAACCGGGTGACGGCCGCCCGCTGGGGGCGCCTTCTCCGCGCGCTGGGCCACAAGGTCAAGATCGGTTTGGCATATGAAGGGGAAAACTGCGACCTCCTCATCGCCCTCCACGCCAAAAGGAGCCACGGCGCGGTAACCGGCTTCCGGAAGGAATACCCCGGCCGGCCCCTCATCGTGGCCATGACGGGGACCGACCTCTACGATATCCGGGTAAGTGCGCAGGCGCAGGAATCGATCGAACTGGCCGATCGGCTCATCGTCCTCCATCAACTGGGGGCGGAAGCGCTGCCGCGCCACCTGAGAAAAAAAGCCCGCCCTATCCACCAGTCCGTCGTCCCGCCGCCGGGCGATTTCTCGCCGAAAAAAGGTGTGTTTGAAGTGTGCGTGATAGGACACCTTCGCGCCGTGAAGGATCCCTTCCGGGCGGCGAAGGCGGCTCAGCACCTTCCCGCTTCCTCCCGGGTGCAAATCATCCATCTGGGCGGTGCGCTGACGGAGGAGATGGCCGTCCGGGCGAAAGCGGAGGCCGCCGCGAACCCGCGCTACCGGTGGCTCGGGGAAGTTCCCCGGTGGAAGGCGCTGCGGATTTTATCGCGGTGCCGCCTCCACGTGCTGAGCTCCGAGATGGAAGGGGGGGCCAACGCCGTCGGCGAGGCCATCGCTTGCTCCGTCCCGACGCTCTCTTCGAAAATCGCCGGCTCGCTCGGTCTGCTCGGAGCGGATTATCCGGGATACTTCCCACCGAAGGACACGAAAGCCCTCGCCCGCCTCCTGAGGCGGGCGGAGGAGGACTCGCGCTTCTACAGGGAGCTCAAGCGCAAATCCGATCGGCGGCGGCGGCTCTTCGCACCCGAGCAGGAGCAAAAGAGCTTGCAGCGGCTCCTCGAAGAGCTTCGCAAAAAATCGGCCTGA
- the senA gene encoding selenoneine synthase SenA translates to MQKVNLARWVHDARQRTFDLVADLTDDQLMGPQLDIVNPLKWEIGHIAWFHEKWLLRHTHGEKPIREDGDALYDSMAVHHDTRWSLPLPSREETIDYMKTVRDRVIETIEKGDLSEAQQYHIMYSVYHEDMHAEAFTYTRQTLDYPPPKFSMPTENVGTQAARHAGPCPGDARVPGGVFMLGSTEAEPFVFDNEKWAHAVELAPFSIARTPVTQAEYAAFADDGGYANESLWSAEGWAWRTHEQAEHPFQWKKEGGAWLRHHFDKWIPLEPHRPVIHVNYFEAEAYCKWAGRRLPTESEWEAAAGTEPAPDGKSLSGTKRVYPWGNNRPQPVHANLDWQGMGCVDVGAFAEGDSAFGCRQMLGNVWEWTSSVFRPFPGFVPDPYKDYSEPWFNTRKVLRGGAWASRSRLVRNNYRNYFTPDRRDVWAGFRTCAL, encoded by the coding sequence ATGCAGAAGGTCAATCTGGCCCGATGGGTCCACGACGCAAGACAGCGAACGTTCGACCTGGTGGCCGACCTCACCGACGATCAGCTGATGGGCCCCCAGCTCGACATCGTGAACCCCCTGAAGTGGGAGATCGGGCACATCGCCTGGTTTCACGAAAAGTGGCTCCTCCGCCACACCCACGGGGAAAAACCCATCCGCGAGGACGGCGACGCGCTCTACGATTCGATGGCGGTTCATCACGACACCCGGTGGAGCCTTCCCCTCCCCTCCCGGGAGGAAACGATTGACTACATGAAAACCGTGCGGGACCGCGTGATCGAAACCATCGAAAAGGGCGACCTGAGCGAGGCGCAGCAATACCACATCATGTACTCGGTCTATCACGAGGACATGCACGCCGAGGCGTTCACCTACACCCGCCAGACGCTCGACTATCCCCCGCCGAAATTCTCCATGCCGACCGAGAACGTGGGCACCCAGGCGGCCCGCCACGCCGGCCCCTGCCCGGGAGATGCGCGGGTTCCCGGCGGAGTGTTCATGCTCGGCTCCACCGAGGCGGAGCCCTTTGTCTTCGACAACGAGAAATGGGCACACGCCGTCGAGCTGGCGCCCTTCTCCATCGCCCGCACGCCCGTCACCCAGGCGGAGTATGCCGCGTTCGCCGACGATGGCGGCTACGCCAACGAAAGCCTCTGGAGCGCCGAGGGGTGGGCCTGGCGGACCCATGAGCAGGCGGAGCACCCCTTCCAGTGGAAAAAAGAGGGCGGTGCGTGGCTGCGCCATCATTTCGACAAGTGGATTCCGCTGGAACCCCACCGGCCTGTTATCCATGTCAACTATTTCGAGGCGGAGGCCTACTGCAAATGGGCGGGAAGACGCCTGCCCACCGAGTCGGAGTGGGAAGCCGCTGCGGGCACAGAGCCCGCTCCGGACGGAAAATCGCTCTCGGGCACGAAGCGGGTCTACCCCTGGGGCAACAATCGCCCCCAGCCGGTCCACGCCAACCTCGACTGGCAGGGGATGGGTTGCGTGGATGTGGGTGCCTTCGCCGAAGGCGACAGCGCCTTTGGCTGCCGCCAGATGCTCGGGAACGTCTGGGAGTGGACGAGCAGCGTCTTCCGGCCCTTCCCTGGCTTCGTGCCCGACCCCTACAAGGACTATTCCGAACCGTGGTTCAACACCCGGAAGGTGCTTCGCGGCGGGGCCTGGGCTTCACGCTCGCGGCTTGTCCGGAACAATTACCGAAACTATTTCACGCCCGATAGGCGGGATGTCTGGGCGGGTTTCCGCACTTGCGCCCTCTAG
- the egtD gene encoding L-histidine N(alpha)-methyltransferase, translating into MTESRPADSSLLKEVLQGLRHEPKSLPCKYFYDERGSHLFEEICALEEYYPTRTEIGIMERHAAEMAAAIGPGSMIIELGSGAGIKIRLLLGELEAPAAYAPVDISRAHLLNAAEQLRADCPELEILPIFADFTHPFLIPAARKPPRRRVVYFPGSTIGNFTPEAAGSFLESMREICGPGGGMLIGVDLKKDRKVLEAAYDDEKGVTREFNLNILRNINREFGADFQADAFEHLSFYNEEEGRIEMHLVSRKAQTVRLGKEKIRLEKDERIHTENSYKYTLDEFGALAAGSGYEVKQVWTDSGRLFSVQYLAAG; encoded by the coding sequence CTGACGGAATCCCGGCCGGCCGACAGCTCCCTTCTGAAAGAGGTCCTTCAGGGGCTCAGGCATGAGCCGAAATCGCTTCCCTGCAAGTACTTTTACGATGAGCGCGGCTCTCATCTGTTCGAGGAGATCTGCGCGCTGGAGGAGTACTACCCGACGCGGACCGAGATCGGAATCATGGAGCGCCACGCCGCGGAGATGGCCGCCGCCATCGGCCCGGGGAGCATGATCATCGAGCTGGGAAGCGGCGCGGGAATCAAAATCCGCCTCCTGCTCGGCGAGTTGGAAGCGCCCGCCGCCTACGCCCCGGTGGACATCTCCCGGGCGCATCTCCTCAACGCGGCGGAACAACTGAGGGCCGATTGTCCCGAGCTGGAAATTCTGCCGATCTTCGCCGACTTCACGCACCCTTTCCTCATTCCCGCCGCCCGGAAGCCGCCCCGGCGGCGGGTGGTGTATTTTCCCGGCTCGACCATCGGCAACTTCACCCCCGAGGCGGCCGGATCGTTTCTCGAAAGCATGCGGGAGATTTGCGGCCCGGGAGGCGGCATGCTCATCGGGGTGGACCTCAAGAAAGACCGCAAGGTCCTCGAGGCCGCCTACGACGACGAAAAGGGCGTCACCCGGGAGTTCAACCTGAACATCCTCCGGAACATCAACCGGGAGTTCGGCGCCGACTTTCAGGCCGATGCGTTCGAGCATCTGTCCTTTTACAACGAAGAAGAAGGCCGCATCGAAATGCATCTCGTCAGCCGGAAGGCCCAAACCGTCCGGCTCGGCAAGGAGAAAATTCGCCTCGAAAAAGACGAGCGCATTCACACGGAAAATTCCTACAAATACACGCTTGATGAATTCGGGGCACTGGCCGCAGGATCGGGATATGAAGTGAAGCAGGTATGGACGGACTCCGGCCGGCTGTTCAGCGTTCAATATCTGGCCGCCGGGTAA
- a CDS encoding ABC transporter permease subunit, translating into MSGRRFLPAVLCALLAATLLAPSSAESAEIRVGSKKFTESVILGEMLRRLAARAGHTAHHLRELGGTRILWNALRAGEIDIYPEYTGTLTQEILAGENIRGEKTLRARLAALGLRISRPLGFNNTYAIGMKREVAERLGIRIISDLRKHEALRFGFSNEFMDRNDGWPSLRQRYRLPQQNVRGLDHDLAYRALSSGTIEAMELYTTDAEIHHYKLRVLGDDLGHFPVYHAVILYRADLEKRAPGVVREILRLENKIAAAPMIRMNARVKIEKKGESEVAARFLARALGIAAEISSDSLGRRLLRRTGEHLFLVTLSLGAAILAALPLGIWAARRPRIGQIVLGAAGVIQTIPSLALLVFMIPLLGIGGPPAMVALFLYSLLPIVRNTHAGLRDIPPQVLESAEAIGLAPAARLRLVELPIAARSILAGIKTAAVINVGTATLGALIGAGGYGQPILTGIRLDDTALILEGAVPAALLALVVQGAFDLLERRAVSPGLRLSRAE; encoded by the coding sequence ATGAGCGGGCGGCGCTTTCTCCCAGCGGTTTTGTGCGCGCTCCTGGCGGCGACCCTCCTCGCTCCATCGTCCGCCGAGAGCGCCGAGATCCGCGTTGGCTCCAAGAAATTCACCGAGTCGGTCATTCTCGGGGAGATGCTCCGCCGCCTTGCCGCCCGGGCGGGCCACACCGCGCACCACCTGCGGGAGCTCGGCGGAACCCGCATTCTCTGGAACGCGCTTCGGGCGGGCGAGATCGACATCTATCCCGAATACACAGGCACCCTCACGCAGGAAATTCTGGCGGGGGAGAACATTCGCGGCGAGAAGACACTCCGCGCCCGCCTGGCCGCCCTCGGCCTCCGTATAAGCCGGCCCCTCGGCTTCAACAACACCTACGCCATCGGAATGAAAAGGGAGGTGGCTGAACGGCTCGGCATCCGGATCATCTCGGATCTCCGCAAGCACGAAGCGCTGCGGTTCGGCTTCTCGAACGAATTCATGGACCGAAACGACGGCTGGCCGAGCCTCCGTCAGCGCTACCGGCTGCCGCAGCAGAACGTCCGGGGCCTCGACCACGATCTCGCCTACCGCGCCCTCTCCTCGGGCACCATCGAGGCGATGGAGCTCTACACCACAGATGCGGAAATCCACCACTACAAGCTGCGGGTGCTCGGCGACGATCTGGGTCATTTTCCCGTCTACCACGCCGTTATTTTGTACCGCGCCGATCTGGAAAAGCGCGCGCCGGGAGTGGTGCGCGAGATCCTCCGGCTCGAAAATAAAATTGCGGCTGCGCCGATGATCCGGATGAACGCCCGGGTGAAGATCGAGAAGAAAGGCGAGTCCGAGGTCGCCGCCCGGTTCCTGGCCCGCGCCCTGGGGATCGCCGCCGAGATTTCCTCCGACTCCCTCGGGCGGCGGCTCCTCCGCCGGACCGGAGAACACCTCTTCCTCGTCACCCTCTCGCTCGGGGCGGCCATCCTCGCCGCCCTGCCGCTGGGCATCTGGGCGGCCCGAAGGCCCCGCATCGGGCAGATTGTTCTGGGCGCGGCCGGCGTCATCCAGACCATCCCCTCGCTCGCCCTGCTCGTCTTCATGATTCCGCTTCTGGGCATCGGGGGGCCGCCTGCCATGGTGGCCCTTTTCCTCTACAGCCTCCTTCCCATCGTGCGGAACACCCATGCCGGACTCCGCGATATCCCGCCGCAGGTGCTGGAATCGGCCGAAGCGATCGGCCTCGCCCCCGCCGCCCGGCTGCGCCTGGTCGAGCTTCCGATCGCCGCCCGCTCCATCCTCGCGGGCATCAAGACCGCCGCCGTCATCAACGTGGGCACCGCAACGCTCGGCGCCCTCATCGGTGCGGGAGGGTACGGCCAGCCCATCCTGACAGGAATCCGGCTGGACGACACCGCCCTCATCCTCGAGGGCGCGGTGCCGGCCGCCCTCCTGGCCCTCGTGGTGCAGGGGGCGTTCGATCTCCTGGAGCGGCGCGCCGTCTCGCCCGGCCTTCGCCTGAGCCGGGCGGAATAA
- a CDS encoding ATP-binding cassette domain-containing protein, translating to MLEVRDISKTYGKLTALRPLSLAFPPGETTIFIGPSGCGKSTFLRILIGLIAPDAGEVRFGGETLRPENMLPIRRKMGYVIQDGGLFPHLTARANAALMARHLGWEGARIEARLAELVALTKFPAEGLDRYPVQLSGGQRQRVSLMRALMLDPDVLLLDEPLAALDPMIRAELQDDLREIFQRLGKTVVMVTHDIGEAAFFGHRIALMREGRIVQEGAMADLLHRPADPFVTRFINAQRTALEPDTGEDARR from the coding sequence TTGCTGGAAGTCAGGGACATCTCAAAAACCTACGGGAAGCTGACCGCGCTCCGGCCCCTCTCCCTCGCCTTCCCGCCGGGAGAGACGACGATCTTCATCGGCCCGAGCGGATGCGGAAAAAGTACCTTCCTGCGCATCCTCATCGGCCTCATCGCGCCCGATGCGGGGGAGGTCCGCTTCGGGGGAGAAACCCTCCGGCCGGAGAACATGCTCCCCATCCGCCGGAAGATGGGCTACGTCATCCAGGACGGGGGCCTCTTCCCCCATCTCACCGCCCGCGCCAACGCCGCCCTGATGGCCCGCCACCTCGGATGGGAGGGCGCCCGGATCGAGGCCCGCCTGGCGGAGCTGGTGGCGCTCACAAAATTCCCGGCGGAGGGCCTGGACCGCTACCCGGTCCAACTCTCGGGCGGCCAGCGCCAGCGCGTCTCCTTGATGCGCGCCCTCATGCTCGATCCGGATGTCCTTTTGCTCGATGAGCCCCTCGCCGCCCTCGACCCCATGATCCGCGCCGAACTGCAGGACGACCTGCGGGAGATCTTCCAGCGGCTGGGGAAAACCGTCGTCATGGTCACCCACGACATCGGCGAGGCGGCCTTCTTCGGCCACCGCATCGCGCTCATGCGCGAGGGCCGCATCGTCCAGGAGGGCGCGATGGCGGACCTTCTCCACCGGCCCGCCGATCCGTTCGTCACCCGCTTCATCAACGCCCAGCGGACGGCGCTGGAGCCGGACACGGGGGAGGATGCGCGCAGATGA